The genomic segment GATGAACTGCCGCAAAGCAAACATGGGTACCTGCTAACCAATGAAGACATGGAAACGTCGGTTCCCGGGGTGTACGCAGCCGGAGATCTCAGGGAAAAATCTTTGCGCCAGGTGGTTACTGCAGTCTCCGACGGCGCCATCGCCGCTGTCAATGCCGCGCATTATTTGGATGAACTAAAAGAAAGGGAGGCAAACAAAAGTGAGTGATTATGTATTGGAAGTCAGTGATGCCAACTTTGCAGATGAGGTACTTAAGGCCAACGTACCGGTAGTGGTGGATTTCTGGGCTGCCTGGTGTGGGCCCTGCCGGATGATGGCTCCTGTATTGGAAGAGGTAGCCCGTGACATGGACGGTAAAGTAAAGATTGTCAAGGTCAACGTGGATAAGAACAGAACCACCGCCGGCAATTACAAAATTATGAGCATTCCTACACTGAT from the Dethiobacter alkaliphilus AHT 1 genome contains:
- the trxA gene encoding thioredoxin; translated protein: MSDYVLEVSDANFADEVLKANVPVVVDFWAAWCGPCRMMAPVLEEVARDMDGKVKIVKVNVDKNRTTAGNYKIMSIPTLMFFKGGESVDTQVGFVPKEQLKKKIDELLG